One Leptolyngbya sp. SIO1E4 genomic window, GGAGGTGTCTAGCAGAAGGGGAAACTGCAGAACCTGATAGCGCCCAGCGAGCAGCGTTCCCTTCTCTAAGGGAGTAGACACAGACCCCTGTGCCCACAAATATCGGTGCACAATCGGCATTTGCAAACTTGGCATATTTTGCGATCGCTGGGGTTAGCAGCCCGACAGCCCGAGAGGGATACAGTAGATCACTTAGCAGCAAACAATATCACGAAGCGTGCAAACAAGCCTCCTAAGAGTCACGACTGGTTTCAGAGACGACTTTCGGTAAGCCCATACTGTAATTCATAACGCGGCTTCTAAGGTTGTAGCTAATCTCTCCGGCTTGCAAAAGCTGTCTGACAAAATGCTCCAGATCTGAGCCAATTCGGCGCAGGTTATAGTCAGTCAACTCCGCCCCGTTCGCAGCCTCGACTAAACGCTCAAATTCCTGATTCACTTTCTGGAGGGCTTCGTCCGTCCAGTTGAATTCATCATCGGGATCGACATCCAAAGTCAACACAGACTCACTGGGAATCAGGTCATCATTTTCAATCTCAGCAGCATAGATAAAAATGTGGCGAGTTGTTGATTTCAGCAGCATTGAACTTAATAAAAATGGACAATTAGCTAGACCTGATAGCCATTGTAAGGGTATGAGCAAGCCTTACTGATATTGATAGCTGTCGGAGCTGATTATCGAGACCAA contains:
- a CDS encoding NAD(P)H-quinone oxidoreductase subunit M, whose product is MLLKSTTRHIFIYAAEIENDDLIPSESVLTLDVDPDDEFNWTDEALQKVNQEFERLVEAANGAELTDYNLRRIGSDLEHFVRQLLQAGEISYNLRSRVMNYSMGLPKVVSETSRDS